A single Elaeis guineensis isolate ETL-2024a chromosome 15, EG11, whole genome shotgun sequence DNA region contains:
- the LOC105058600 gene encoding uncharacterized protein isoform X2, producing MDSDTPLDYALFQLSPRHSRCELIVSGDGKTEKLASGLLKPFTTHLKVAEEQASQAVSSIKLEVERRKNGRTWFNKGTLERFVRFVSTPEVLELVNTFDSEMSQLEGARRIYSQGSGDPPSGTLGEHGTAAAAAADMTKKELLRAIDMRLVAVKQDLTTAFARASSAGFTLDNISELLLFADHFGAHRLNEACTKFISLCQRRPELVSYQRMPSQWKGFDEGNVRASSGSDMSIDEPEVEPSGGKLPTNDGGGLKLLKPGNNQQPQLSTAELPAASQQLKPIPRCLVDIQAEKVTEEHPAASVADPARQDVGGVSRRLSVQDRINLFESKRKEQAGSSNNSTGGGVNKVAAGKGMHRRFPSDVSVEKSVLRRWSGASDMSIDLNSSTNSNCSERKESGSAAGTPTSVNFQAQSISKTEEKEASGLKDTATSHSCLDLKECRPATSSSSLPSSHPQIKAFPKDRDCTKDEGTAISSTQSGPLLEKEQEIYQKNVSVGRMENHGSSDQASYQTLAKASSESGEGAGWKEHATICAQYKAISKEHVKDQAALQIASRAVSAVAEQVGRKDQEGLGSQSGEVPSGADSVRAKDQPNSVTQFRTFVRKTESIEVKSKGPSDSRFPFKSSSGKVEGISPGSDLLAPQPQGRTFPGKLEEAGVEETAASQVPFGSVPTKPKEDSGPQGTNLHRQSSALNQIRKSQGQRDERAHDEGNAAQAFPGKRAKESTEIFDSPSTSSMEQVQVARLSKGNQELNDELQIKANELEKLFAAHKLRVQSDQMAASRRSKPADVQVDHSPKSVEKKAAVAVLKQLVESNLVRENSSNGIDFDANLLLKRVDNRDFGTNIKQKLGSLSPSDDSRGKFYERYMQKREAKLREEWGSKRVQKEAKMKAMHDSLERSQAEMRAKFAGSADGQDLTYSRHRAEKLRSFNARSAFKNKYQAVESLQGEDGDFQEPYEQVDNGQDKTYSDNLFSDGSSKSNNSRKVPSGKSLSSATPRTSAASVPKSSTKATNTSSVKRRTQPENPLVQSVPSFSDLRKENTKPSAGISRVNTRVRSRNFSRSKSNCEEVNLVKEDKPSRSQSMRKSSIGPCELKDLSPLNSDSANGTPLRFSKEQTEPVFHNKVQKNGESKSFLGKGNGLGPGAGAGVAKLNASMVCEVLKDGEDFEGMVDQEEDSPDMVKDDEELERTSAEGNPKAIDFPADSDSEKPRLSQEFGNSDEPGSEDGDVPRSFSQADDDMSAVSTKFNTFAGNVQESPGESPGSWNLHLQHSFSFANETSDVDASVDSPTGSPASWNSHPLNQRMEADAARMRKKWGSAQVPMLIANASQQPRKDVTKGFKRLLKFGRKSRGVESLITDWVSASTASEGDDDTEDGRDLAPRQSDDLRKSRMGYPLSSLDVFNEGEVFPEQAQSLRSSIPNAPANFRLREDHLTGSSLKAPRSFFSLSTFRSKGSESKLR from the exons GTGAACATGGAACagctgcagcagcagccgcagacatGACAAA GAAGGAACTTCTTAGGGCCATTGATATGCGGCTTGTTGCTGTTAAGCAAGATCTGACTACAGCTTTTGCTCGGGCATCGTCTGCTGGATTCACCCTTGACAACATCTCTGAACTTCTTCTCTTTGCAGACCATTTTGGTGCACATCGCCTGAA TGAAGCATGCACGAAGTTCATTTCACTATGCCAGAGGCGGCCTGAGCTTGTTAGTTACCAGCGCATGCCATCACAATGGAAGGGCTTTGATGAAGGGAATGTCCGCGCTTCCTCTGGCTCAGACATGTCAATAGACGAGCCAGAGGTGGAGCCAAGTGGTGGTAAACTACCCACTAATGATGGTGGTGGGCTCAAGCTTCTGAAGCCCGGCAACAACCAACAACCACAACTTAGCACGGCAGAGCTACCTGCTGCAAGTCAGCAGCTCAAGCCCATTCCCAGGTGTTTGGTGGATATACAGGCAGAAAAAGTGACAGAGGAGCATCCTGCTGCATCAGTGGCTGACCCAGCTCGGCAGGATGTGGGAGGAGTTTCTAGGCGGCTGAGTGTGCAGGATCGGATCAACCTCTTTGAAAGCAAGCGGAAAGAACAGGCTGGAAGTTCTAACAACAGCACTGGCGGTGGTGTTAATAAGGTGGCTGCGGGGAAGGGGATGCATCGAAGGTTTCCTTCTGATGTCAGTGTGGAGAAGTCAGTGTTAAGGAGATGGAGTGGTGCCAGTGACATGAGCATAGATCTGAATAGCAGCACTAATAGCAACTGCAGTGAGAGGAAGGAGAGTGGGAGTGCTGCAGGGACCCCTACATCTGTCAACTTCCAGGCCCAATCCATTAGTAAAACTGAAGAGAAGGAGGCTAGCGGATTGAAGGATACCGCTACATCACACTCCTGTTTGGATCTTAAAGAATGCCGACCAGCAACTTCCTCTTCTTCATTGCCTTCATCCCACCCACAGATCAAGGCTTTTCCTAAGGATAGGGATTGTACGAAGGATGAAGGTACTGCAATATCTAGTACCCAGTCAGGACCACTTTTGGAAAAGGAGCAGGAGATTTATCAGAAGAATGTTTCTGTGGGGAGGATGGAGAATCATGGATCCAGTGATCAAGCTTCTTATCAGACCCTAGCGAAAGCCTCTTCAGAATCAGGTGAGGGTGCTGGTTGGAAAGAGCATGCAACCATTTGTGCCCAATATAAAGCCATTTCAAAGGAGCATGTGAAAGATCAAGCAGCTCTGCAGATTGCATCACGAGCTGTATCAGCTGTAGCCGAGCAGGTTGGACGGAAAGATCAAGAAGGCTTGGGGTCCCAATCTGGAGAGGTTCCTTCAGGAGCAGACAGTGTTCGAGCAAAGGATCAACCAAATTCGGTTACCCAATTCCGGACATTTGTGAGGAAAACTGAGAGTATCGAAGTGAAATCAAAAGGCCCTTCAGATTCACGATTTCCATTCAAATCTTCATCTGGCAAGGTGGAAGGCATCTCCCCAGGGAGTGACTTGCTGGCTCCCCAACCTCAGGGGAGAACTTTTCCTGGAAAACTGGAGGAAGCAGGGGTAGAAGAGACAGCTGCTTCTCAGGTTCCATTTGGTTCTGTTCCAACCAAACCAAAAGAAGATTCTGGTCCCCAGGGAACAAATTTGCATCGGCAATCCTCTGCTCTCAATCAGATTAGGAAGTCGCAGGGACAGAGAGATGAAAGAGCACATGATGAAGGAAATGCTGCGCAAGCTTTTCCAGGGAAGAGGGCTAAAGAAAGCACGGAAATATTTGATTCACCCTCCACATCTTCAATGGAGCAGGTTCAGGTGGCGAGGCTATCAAAAGGAAATCAGGAGCTGAATGATGAACTGCAAATAAAAGCGAATGAGTTGGAAAAACTTTTTGCTGCACATAAGCTCAGGGTTCAGAGTGATCAGATGGCTGCTTCTCGAAGAAGCAAACCTGCTGATGTGCAGGTCGATCATTCACCCAAGTCTGTAGAGAAAAAAGCAGCAGTAGCTGTTCTTAAGCAATTGGTTGAGAGCAATCTAGTGAGGGAGAATTCTAGTAATGGAATAGACTTTGATGCTAATTTGCTGTTGAAGAGGGTAGATAATCGGGACTTCGGTACTAACATAAAGCAGAAACTTGGCTCCCTCAGTCCATCAGATGATTCTAGAGGAAAATTCTATGAGCGATATATGCAAAAACGGGAAGCAAAGCTACGGGAAGAGTGGGGATCTAAAAGGGTCCAAAAGGAAGCAAAGATGAAGGCTATGCATGACAGCTTAGAACGTAGTCAGGCTGAAATGAGGGCAAAATTTGCAGGATCTGCTGATGGACAAGATTTGACTTACAGTCGTCACCGTGCAGAGAAGTTGAGGTCTTTTAATGCCCGTTCGGCTTTCAAAAACAAATACCAG GCAGTAGAGTCCCTTCAGGGAGAGGATGGAGATTTTCAAGAACCTTATGAACAGGTTGATAACGGCCAAGATAAAACATATAGTGATAATCTATTTAGTGATGGTTCTTCTAAAAGCAACAACTCCAGAAAGGTTCCATCTGGTAAAAGTTTGTCTTCTGCCACCCCTCGGACATCAGCAGCATCAGTCCCTAAGTCTTCTACCAAAGCTACCAACACTAGTTCTGTAAAACGCAGGACCCAACCTGAAAATCCTCTTGTCCAATCTGTTCCCAGCTTCTCTGACTTAAGAAAGGAAAACACAAAGCCATCAGCAGGAATTAGCAGGGTAAATACACGTGTACGGTCAAGAAACTTTTCTCGAAGCAAGAGCAACTGTGAAGAGGTGAACCTTGTGAAGGAAGACAAGCCAAGTAGGTCGCAGTCCATGAGGAAATCCTCAATTGGTCCTTGTGAATTGAAGGACCTTTCACCTCTCAATTCTGACAGTGCCAATGGGACACCTTTAAGATTTTCTAAGGAGCAAACAGAGCCAGTTTTTCATAATAAGGTCCAGAAGAATGGTGAATCAAAGTCATTCCTTGGGAAGGGTAATGGTTTAGGACCTGGTGCTGGAGCTGGTGTAGCTAAACTCAATGCCTCCATGGTTTGTGAGGTGCTAAAAGATGGAGAAGATTTTGAAGGAATGGTGGATCAGGAGGAGGATTCACCTGACATGGTTAAAGATGATGAAGAACTTGAAAGAACATCTGCTGAAGGAAATCCTAAAGCCATAGATTTTCCTGCAGACTCAGATAGCGAAAAGCCAAGACTGAGCCAAGAATTTGGAAATTCTGATGAGCCTGGATCAGAAGATGGCGATGTTCCTAGATCATTCTCCCAAGCAGATGATGATATGTCTGCTGTTTCTACAAAGTTTAATACTTTTGCAGGAAATGTGCAGGAATCACCGGGAGAAAGCCCAGGATCATGGAACTTACATTTACAACATTCATTTTCTTTTGCAAATGAGACATCAGATGTTGATGCTTCTGTAGATTCACCTACAGGCAGTCCAGCATCTTGGAACTCTCACCCACTAAACCAAAGGATGGAAGCTGATGCTGCTCGAATGAGAAAGAAGTGGGGAAGTGCTCAGGTACCTATGCTCATTGCTAATGCATCTCAGCAACCGCGAAAGGATGTGACAAAAGGTTTCAAGCGATTGTTGAAATTTGGGAGAAAAAGCAGGGGTGTAGAGAGTTTGATAACTGATTGGGTATCTGCCTCAACAGCTTCTGAAGGTGATGATGACACAGAAGATGGTCGCGATTTGGCACCACGTCAATCAGATGATCTGAGGAAGTCGAGAATGGGCTaccctctttcttctcttgatgTCTTCAATGAGGGCGAGGTCTTTCCTGAACAAG CTCAATCTTTACGCAGTTCCATTCCAAATGCTCCTGCAAACTTCAGGTTGAGGGAGGACCATCTTACTGGAAGTTCCTTGAAAG CACCCCgctccttcttctctctttcaacCTTTCGGAGCAAGGGAAGTGAATCCAAGCTTAGGTGA
- the LOC105058600 gene encoding uncharacterized protein isoform X1 — protein MDSDTPLDYALFQLSPRHSRCELIVSGDGKTEKLASGLLKPFTTHLKVAEEQASQAVSSIKLEVERRKNGRTWFNKGTLERFVRFVSTPEVLELVNTFDSEMSQLEGARRIYSQGSGDPPSGTLGEHGTAAAAAADMTKKELLRAIDMRLVAVKQDLTTAFARASSAGFTLDNISELLLFADHFGAHRLNEACTKFISLCQRRPELVSYQRMPSQWKGFDEGNVRASSGSDMSIDEPEVEPSGGKLPTNDGGGLKLLKPGNNQQPQLSTAELPAASQQLKPIPRCLVDIQAEKVTEEHPAASVADPARQDVGGVSRRLSVQDRINLFESKRKEQAGSSNNSTGGGVNKVAAGKGMHRRFPSDVSVEKSVLRRWSGASDMSIDLNSSTNSNCSERKESGSAAGTPTSVNFQAQSISKTEEKEASGLKDTATSHSCLDLKECRPATSSSSLPSSHPQIKAFPKDRDCTKDEGTAISSTQSGPLLEKEQEIYQKNVSVGRMENHGSSDQASYQTLAKASSESGEGAGWKEHATICAQYKAISKEHVKDQAALQIASRAVSAVAEQVGRKDQEGLGSQSGEVPSGADSVRAKDQPNSVTQFRTFVRKTESIEVKSKGPSDSRFPFKSSSGKVEGISPGSDLLAPQPQGRTFPGKLEEAGVEETAASQVPFGSVPTKPKEDSGPQGTNLHRQSSALNQIRKSQGQRDERAHDEGNAAQAFPGKRAKESTEIFDSPSTSSMEQVQVARLSKGNQELNDELQIKANELEKLFAAHKLRVQSDQMAASRRSKPADVQVDHSPKSVEKKAAVAVLKQLVESNLVRENSSNGIDFDANLLLKRVDNRDFGTNIKQKLGSLSPSDDSRGKFYERYMQKREAKLREEWGSKRVQKEAKMKAMHDSLERSQAEMRAKFAGSADGQDLTYSRHRAEKLRSFNARSAFKNKYQQAVESLQGEDGDFQEPYEQVDNGQDKTYSDNLFSDGSSKSNNSRKVPSGKSLSSATPRTSAASVPKSSTKATNTSSVKRRTQPENPLVQSVPSFSDLRKENTKPSAGISRVNTRVRSRNFSRSKSNCEEVNLVKEDKPSRSQSMRKSSIGPCELKDLSPLNSDSANGTPLRFSKEQTEPVFHNKVQKNGESKSFLGKGNGLGPGAGAGVAKLNASMVCEVLKDGEDFEGMVDQEEDSPDMVKDDEELERTSAEGNPKAIDFPADSDSEKPRLSQEFGNSDEPGSEDGDVPRSFSQADDDMSAVSTKFNTFAGNVQESPGESPGSWNLHLQHSFSFANETSDVDASVDSPTGSPASWNSHPLNQRMEADAARMRKKWGSAQVPMLIANASQQPRKDVTKGFKRLLKFGRKSRGVESLITDWVSASTASEGDDDTEDGRDLAPRQSDDLRKSRMGYPLSSLDVFNEGEVFPEQAQSLRSSIPNAPANFRLREDHLTGSSLKAPRSFFSLSTFRSKGSESKLR, from the exons GTGAACATGGAACagctgcagcagcagccgcagacatGACAAA GAAGGAACTTCTTAGGGCCATTGATATGCGGCTTGTTGCTGTTAAGCAAGATCTGACTACAGCTTTTGCTCGGGCATCGTCTGCTGGATTCACCCTTGACAACATCTCTGAACTTCTTCTCTTTGCAGACCATTTTGGTGCACATCGCCTGAA TGAAGCATGCACGAAGTTCATTTCACTATGCCAGAGGCGGCCTGAGCTTGTTAGTTACCAGCGCATGCCATCACAATGGAAGGGCTTTGATGAAGGGAATGTCCGCGCTTCCTCTGGCTCAGACATGTCAATAGACGAGCCAGAGGTGGAGCCAAGTGGTGGTAAACTACCCACTAATGATGGTGGTGGGCTCAAGCTTCTGAAGCCCGGCAACAACCAACAACCACAACTTAGCACGGCAGAGCTACCTGCTGCAAGTCAGCAGCTCAAGCCCATTCCCAGGTGTTTGGTGGATATACAGGCAGAAAAAGTGACAGAGGAGCATCCTGCTGCATCAGTGGCTGACCCAGCTCGGCAGGATGTGGGAGGAGTTTCTAGGCGGCTGAGTGTGCAGGATCGGATCAACCTCTTTGAAAGCAAGCGGAAAGAACAGGCTGGAAGTTCTAACAACAGCACTGGCGGTGGTGTTAATAAGGTGGCTGCGGGGAAGGGGATGCATCGAAGGTTTCCTTCTGATGTCAGTGTGGAGAAGTCAGTGTTAAGGAGATGGAGTGGTGCCAGTGACATGAGCATAGATCTGAATAGCAGCACTAATAGCAACTGCAGTGAGAGGAAGGAGAGTGGGAGTGCTGCAGGGACCCCTACATCTGTCAACTTCCAGGCCCAATCCATTAGTAAAACTGAAGAGAAGGAGGCTAGCGGATTGAAGGATACCGCTACATCACACTCCTGTTTGGATCTTAAAGAATGCCGACCAGCAACTTCCTCTTCTTCATTGCCTTCATCCCACCCACAGATCAAGGCTTTTCCTAAGGATAGGGATTGTACGAAGGATGAAGGTACTGCAATATCTAGTACCCAGTCAGGACCACTTTTGGAAAAGGAGCAGGAGATTTATCAGAAGAATGTTTCTGTGGGGAGGATGGAGAATCATGGATCCAGTGATCAAGCTTCTTATCAGACCCTAGCGAAAGCCTCTTCAGAATCAGGTGAGGGTGCTGGTTGGAAAGAGCATGCAACCATTTGTGCCCAATATAAAGCCATTTCAAAGGAGCATGTGAAAGATCAAGCAGCTCTGCAGATTGCATCACGAGCTGTATCAGCTGTAGCCGAGCAGGTTGGACGGAAAGATCAAGAAGGCTTGGGGTCCCAATCTGGAGAGGTTCCTTCAGGAGCAGACAGTGTTCGAGCAAAGGATCAACCAAATTCGGTTACCCAATTCCGGACATTTGTGAGGAAAACTGAGAGTATCGAAGTGAAATCAAAAGGCCCTTCAGATTCACGATTTCCATTCAAATCTTCATCTGGCAAGGTGGAAGGCATCTCCCCAGGGAGTGACTTGCTGGCTCCCCAACCTCAGGGGAGAACTTTTCCTGGAAAACTGGAGGAAGCAGGGGTAGAAGAGACAGCTGCTTCTCAGGTTCCATTTGGTTCTGTTCCAACCAAACCAAAAGAAGATTCTGGTCCCCAGGGAACAAATTTGCATCGGCAATCCTCTGCTCTCAATCAGATTAGGAAGTCGCAGGGACAGAGAGATGAAAGAGCACATGATGAAGGAAATGCTGCGCAAGCTTTTCCAGGGAAGAGGGCTAAAGAAAGCACGGAAATATTTGATTCACCCTCCACATCTTCAATGGAGCAGGTTCAGGTGGCGAGGCTATCAAAAGGAAATCAGGAGCTGAATGATGAACTGCAAATAAAAGCGAATGAGTTGGAAAAACTTTTTGCTGCACATAAGCTCAGGGTTCAGAGTGATCAGATGGCTGCTTCTCGAAGAAGCAAACCTGCTGATGTGCAGGTCGATCATTCACCCAAGTCTGTAGAGAAAAAAGCAGCAGTAGCTGTTCTTAAGCAATTGGTTGAGAGCAATCTAGTGAGGGAGAATTCTAGTAATGGAATAGACTTTGATGCTAATTTGCTGTTGAAGAGGGTAGATAATCGGGACTTCGGTACTAACATAAAGCAGAAACTTGGCTCCCTCAGTCCATCAGATGATTCTAGAGGAAAATTCTATGAGCGATATATGCAAAAACGGGAAGCAAAGCTACGGGAAGAGTGGGGATCTAAAAGGGTCCAAAAGGAAGCAAAGATGAAGGCTATGCATGACAGCTTAGAACGTAGTCAGGCTGAAATGAGGGCAAAATTTGCAGGATCTGCTGATGGACAAGATTTGACTTACAGTCGTCACCGTGCAGAGAAGTTGAGGTCTTTTAATGCCCGTTCGGCTTTCAAAAACAAATACCAG CAGGCAGTAGAGTCCCTTCAGGGAGAGGATGGAGATTTTCAAGAACCTTATGAACAGGTTGATAACGGCCAAGATAAAACATATAGTGATAATCTATTTAGTGATGGTTCTTCTAAAAGCAACAACTCCAGAAAGGTTCCATCTGGTAAAAGTTTGTCTTCTGCCACCCCTCGGACATCAGCAGCATCAGTCCCTAAGTCTTCTACCAAAGCTACCAACACTAGTTCTGTAAAACGCAGGACCCAACCTGAAAATCCTCTTGTCCAATCTGTTCCCAGCTTCTCTGACTTAAGAAAGGAAAACACAAAGCCATCAGCAGGAATTAGCAGGGTAAATACACGTGTACGGTCAAGAAACTTTTCTCGAAGCAAGAGCAACTGTGAAGAGGTGAACCTTGTGAAGGAAGACAAGCCAAGTAGGTCGCAGTCCATGAGGAAATCCTCAATTGGTCCTTGTGAATTGAAGGACCTTTCACCTCTCAATTCTGACAGTGCCAATGGGACACCTTTAAGATTTTCTAAGGAGCAAACAGAGCCAGTTTTTCATAATAAGGTCCAGAAGAATGGTGAATCAAAGTCATTCCTTGGGAAGGGTAATGGTTTAGGACCTGGTGCTGGAGCTGGTGTAGCTAAACTCAATGCCTCCATGGTTTGTGAGGTGCTAAAAGATGGAGAAGATTTTGAAGGAATGGTGGATCAGGAGGAGGATTCACCTGACATGGTTAAAGATGATGAAGAACTTGAAAGAACATCTGCTGAAGGAAATCCTAAAGCCATAGATTTTCCTGCAGACTCAGATAGCGAAAAGCCAAGACTGAGCCAAGAATTTGGAAATTCTGATGAGCCTGGATCAGAAGATGGCGATGTTCCTAGATCATTCTCCCAAGCAGATGATGATATGTCTGCTGTTTCTACAAAGTTTAATACTTTTGCAGGAAATGTGCAGGAATCACCGGGAGAAAGCCCAGGATCATGGAACTTACATTTACAACATTCATTTTCTTTTGCAAATGAGACATCAGATGTTGATGCTTCTGTAGATTCACCTACAGGCAGTCCAGCATCTTGGAACTCTCACCCACTAAACCAAAGGATGGAAGCTGATGCTGCTCGAATGAGAAAGAAGTGGGGAAGTGCTCAGGTACCTATGCTCATTGCTAATGCATCTCAGCAACCGCGAAAGGATGTGACAAAAGGTTTCAAGCGATTGTTGAAATTTGGGAGAAAAAGCAGGGGTGTAGAGAGTTTGATAACTGATTGGGTATCTGCCTCAACAGCTTCTGAAGGTGATGATGACACAGAAGATGGTCGCGATTTGGCACCACGTCAATCAGATGATCTGAGGAAGTCGAGAATGGGCTaccctctttcttctcttgatgTCTTCAATGAGGGCGAGGTCTTTCCTGAACAAG CTCAATCTTTACGCAGTTCCATTCCAAATGCTCCTGCAAACTTCAGGTTGAGGGAGGACCATCTTACTGGAAGTTCCTTGAAAG CACCCCgctccttcttctctctttcaacCTTTCGGAGCAAGGGAAGTGAATCCAAGCTTAGGTGA